The window ATCGTCGCGGCGTGGATCAGCGCGGAGACGGGCGTCGGGCCCTCCATCGCGTCGGGGAGCCACGTATGCAGCGGGAACTGCGCGGACTTCCCGACGACGCCGCCCAAGACGAGCAGGCCGACGACGGTGAGCCACGTCTGCAGGTCGACGCCGCCGGGCGTCCACGCGACCGAGCCCTCACCGGCGAGCGCCGCCTCGGCGAGCGCCGGGAACGACTCCGGTCCGGCGAACTGCGCGGTGCCGAACGTCCCGATGACGGCGACGACGCCGATCAGGAAGAAGTAGTCCCCGAAGCGGGTGACGAGGAACGCCTTCTTCGCCGCCGACGGCGGGCCGGGCTCGCGGAAGTGGAACCCGATGAGCAGGTACGAGCAGAGCCCGACCAGCTCGAAGAACATGAACGCCATCAGCAGGTTGTCGGCGACGACGAATCCGAGCATCGACGCCGTGAACAGGCCGAGCCCGGCGTAGTAGCGCGGAAGCCCGGTCTCGCCCTCGTCGTTCATGTAGCCGAGCGAGAACACGTGCACGAGCAGCGCGACGAGCGTGACGATGACGAGCATCAGCGCCGACAGCGGGTCGACGAGGATGCCGAACGAGAGCTCGACGTCCGTCGGGCCGATCCCGCCGGCGCTCGCCCACGTGTAGAGCGTGCGGTTCGCCGCCTCGCCGCCCGCGACCGTCGCGAGCACCCACAGCGAGAGCAGGAACGAGCCCGCCGTCGCCGCGATGCCGCCGAAGGCCCCTCCCTTGGGGAGGTACTTGCCGGCACCGAGCGCGATCAGGAACGAGAAGAACGGCAGGAGGACGATCGCCGGAACGTATGAGAACACATCTATCATGTTACCACCTCATCTCCGTTGGAACGGTCACGTCTGTGACACCGAAGTTGCGGTACAACACCAGGATGATGCCGATACCGATCGCGACCTCCGCGGCGGCGAGCGCGATGACGAACAGCGCGAACACCTGTCCCGTCAGGTCGCCGTAGTACAGCGCGAAGGCGACGAAGTTGATGTTCGCCGCGTTCATCATGAGCTCGACGCTCATCAGGAAGTACAGTGCGTCGCGCCGCGTGAGTATACCGAACAGGCCGATACAGAAGACACCGGCCGCGAGCAGCAGGTACCACTCCGGCGGGATCGAGGAGGCGACGGCGGTCACTGCCGCTCACCCCCGTCGGTGAGCGCCTGCCCCACGGCGGCGATAATCGAGCCGCCCTCCTCGCGCTTCGCCAGGTACACCGCCCCGTCGACGGCGACGTCGAGCGCGACGGCGGCGATCAGGAACGCGGCGAGGAACCCCTCGGAGGGGATCGTCGCGACGTCGTACGCGCCGAGATTGAACAGAGCGTACCCGATGTTGTGGACGACCGACGCGTCGGCCGGGAATCCGGCTCCCTCCGCCGCGAAGTCGGCCGACAGCGTTGTCAAGGCCATCGTCCCGAACAGGAGCGCGACCGCAACAGCGGGCACGAGACGCCCGCCCCGCTCCGAGTTATCGTCGCTCATGCGCTATTCACCTCCGTTTCCGTGTCCGATCGCGTGAGCATCACACCGAACGTGACCAAGATCAGAACCCCGCCGACGTAGACGAGGATCTGCATGGCGGCGATAAACTCCGCCTGTAACATCACGTAGTGCACTGCGACGCTCGTCAGGGCTCCGCCCAGCAGCAGCGCGGCGTGGAACACGTCGCGCGCCAGGACGACCCCGAGGCCGAACGCCAGCGTGACTGCGGCGAACAGCCCGAACGCGATGGTAGCATAAACCATTGTGTTTGTCTCCTATGAGAACCCCTTTGAAGATTTCGAGACGCGCCCGCTACTGGTAGTCGACCTCGCCGTCGCCCTCCCCGACCCACGCACCGCGATCCGGGTTCCGGGACTCCAGCGGGTCGATCCCCTTGTACCACGGGACGTTCTTGAGCTGTTCTTTGTTGAACACGAAGTCGTCCTTCGTGTCCGCGGTGAACTCGAAGTTCTGCGTGAGGATGATCGCGTCAACGGGGCAGACCTCCTCGCAGAGCCGGCAGTAGATGCACTGCCCGATGTGGAGGTTGTACTGCTCCCCGTTGCGCTGGTCGTCCTGCACGATCTGGATCGTGTCGTTCGGACAGACGTTCTCGCACTGGCGGCACCAGATGCACCGCTCCTGGCTGAACTTGTGGACCCCGCGGAACCGCGGGCTCACCTCGGGCGCGTCCTCCGGATATTCCACCGTGAACGTCGACCCGTCCAGCGCGTGTTTCATCGT is drawn from Halorubrum sp. CBA1229 and contains these coding sequences:
- the nuoK gene encoding NADH-quinone oxidoreductase subunit NuoK yields the protein MTAVASSIPPEWYLLLAAGVFCIGLFGILTRRDALYFLMSVELMMNAANINFVAFALYYGDLTGQVFALFVIALAAAEVAIGIGIILVLYRNFGVTDVTVPTEMRW
- a CDS encoding NADH-quinone oxidoreductase subunit J is translated as MVYATIAFGLFAAVTLAFGLGVVLARDVFHAALLLGGALTSVAVHYVMLQAEFIAAMQILVYVGGVLILVTFGVMLTRSDTETEVNSA
- a CDS encoding NADH-quinone oxidoreductase subunit I, translating into MIGLMKSMATTMKHALDGSTFTVEYPEDAPEVSPRFRGVHKFSQERCIWCRQCENVCPNDTIQIVQDDQRNGEQYNLHIGQCIYCRLCEEVCPVDAIILTQNFEFTADTKDDFVFNKEQLKNVPWYKGIDPLESRNPDRGAWVGEGDGEVDYQ